ACGACTTGTCATGCGCCAACTCCCGGGTTGCACTTGCACTTAATGCAATCACAATAACGGCAATGGCCAGCAACGCCCATTGCACCGCATAAGCTGTGTGACGCTCCGGGGGCAAAATCACCGGCTGATAATGCACATAAAAGGGAGATTGCTGTTGTTGGAATATCACACCGGAGCGGCTGAGCGAAGGAATATAATCGGATAAGAGTCCAGCATCTATTTGCTGGATACGCATCGGCCATTGCCCTTTATCTTCAATATTTTTTCCAAGTAACAAGCCTTTTGCGTTAGCGCGAAAAATACCATTGACCATTAATTCTGCGGGCACATTTACCTCAGGTAATTGATCGCGTGAACCCTGTGCTGCAACCCAACCCAAATTCACCAGTAATGCCGGAGTTATTGATGATGAAACTGCATGGTCTGTCGACCGTGTACTCTGTTCAGTCGGTCTTATCTGCTCGACAGCGATAACAACATCGTAGCCAATACGCCCATCAACTTGCTGGTTATCCAACAGCCAAATCATAGGGGCGATCCAACGTGCAGGAAATTGCACGTCAATCGCGTCACGGCTTTTGGTATTCAGAGCCAATAATTGTTGTGCATCCAGCGGGCCAGCCGCTTGTGATTGCGCAATGCGTTGCAGGGTTTGTTTTTTTTCAGCCGCACGCGATAGCTGCCAGAGCGATAATGCCGTCAAACACGCAGCCACCAACAAGCTGACCAACACCCAGTGCCAGCGAATAACCCAATAGCGATTAAACGCTATAATTGTCATACACCCACTCCTGCAAGGGATTCATCATGCTTATTAAAATTCTGTTGATTTGCTTATTGGCGCTGGTTGTTTTCAGTTTATTCCAAGCACTTTTTATCATGATCAAAAATGATGAAAATTCGCCAAAAATGTCCAAGTTCCTCGGGCGCCGATTGTTTTTTTCGGCCGCCGTTGTACTGCTGTTGATTATTCTCTTATTAACCGGTGTTATTACACCTCACCCAAGACCCTATTAAGCTTGATCGCGGTAAAAAACTGGCATGACGAAAACCTTCGTCATGCCAGAAAATCACAGCACATAGACAAAAATAAACAAGTTCAACCACACCACATCCACAAAATGCCAATACCAGGCCGCCGCTTGAAAGCCGAAATGGCGCTCAGGGGTGAAATGGCCTTTAACCAAAATACGTAAAAAGATAATTAATAAGAAAATGGTTCCCAAGGTGACATGTAAACCATGAAACCCTGTGAGCAAAAAGAAAGTGTTGCCATAGACACCGGAATCCAACCGCAGCCCTAAGTCAGTATAAGCATGGATGTACTCATAACCTTGCAAACCAAGGAACAGTACTCCCAGCACAATGGTTAACATCATAAAAAAACCGAGCTGTGTATGTTTGTTCTGCTCTATGCCCAAGTGTGCAAACTGCAAGGTAATGGAGGAGGTCAATAAAATAAGCGTGTTGTAAAGTGGAATCCCCTCCCATGGCATGTACTGTGTTTCAACACCGCCCGGTGTTTTTTCCAGCGGCCACATGGCCTCAAAATTCGGCCAGAGAATTTCACCAGTCATAGCATTATTGCCAGCGCCATCCAACCAGGGCACAGAAATCATTCGCGCATAAAATAACGCACCAAAAAATGCGGCAAAAAACATAATTTCCGAAAAAATAAACCAACTCATGCCCTGACGAAATGACCGATCCATTTGTGAACTGTAAAGCCCGTCCATAGACTCACCGATCACATTCTTAAACCAGCCAAACAGCATATAAAACAGCAGTGAAAAACCCACCAGTAATAAATAACCACCGGCGCCATGCTGGTCTTTAGCCAAATCATTGATTAACAGGGCAGCTCCCATACCAATAAGAAACAGGGAAACCGCGCCTACAATAGGCCAAATACTCTGTTCCGGTACGTAATAACGCTGGTGATGGACACTCATGGTGATTCCTCCATTAACACAAGCAAACTAGCGGCTAACAACCTGTGGTGTATGTCGATACAAACGATACGAAAGCGTAATAGTCGTAAATTGTGCAGGCAATTCAGCATCAACATAAAACTGAACTGACATTGCACGACGCTCATGAGCATCCAAAGGCTGCTCGGAAAAACAAAAACATTCTATTTTTTTAAAATATTTAGCCGCTTCACCTGGAGATACCGATGGCACAGCACGGCCAATCATCGCCTCATCGGTAGGATTCTCAACTATAAAGTTCACCAGGGTTACCTGCCCGGGATGCAACGTTATATGCGCCATTTCCGGTTCAAAAACCCAGGGAATAGAAGCATCGCGATTCGCCAAAAACTCAACGGTAATGTCTCGTGATTCATCGATACGTTTAGCGGCTACAGCGGCGCGATTACTGGTTTTCCCATTAATGCCAGTAATTTCACAAAACACGTCATACAAAGGTACCAATGCATAACCAAATGCAAACATGGCGATACAGATAAGTATCAACTTACGCATTAATACTTTATGCGAAACCATTCTCCACCTCATTCGACGTGAAGCAGCCAATCACCTATTTCACCGGCGGTGGTGTTTGAAAGGTGTGATAAGGCGCAGGCGATGGAATGCCCCACTCCAAACCTTGCGCACCTTCCCATACCCGATCAGTCGCTTTTTCACCCTTGCGACGCATACAGCGCACAACAGTCCATACAAAAATTAATTGCGACAGACCAAATAAAAATCCACCAATACTAATAAAGGCATTCATATCCGCAAACTGCAGGGCATAGTCAGGAATACGTCGTGGCATGCCAGCCAACCCCACAAAGTGCATAGGAAAAAACAATAAATTCACAGAGATAATGGAGCACCAAAAATGGCATTGCCCAAGCCGCTCGCTGTACATCACGCCGGTCCATTTCGGAATCCAATAATAAACACCG
The nucleotide sequence above comes from Cellvibrio sp. PSBB023. Encoded proteins:
- a CDS encoding SURF1 family protein, with the translated sequence MTIIAFNRYWVIRWHWVLVSLLVAACLTALSLWQLSRAAEKKQTLQRIAQSQAAGPLDAQQLLALNTKSRDAIDVQFPARWIAPMIWLLDNQQVDGRIGYDVVIAVEQIRPTEQSTRSTDHAVSSSITPALLVNLGWVAAQGSRDQLPEVNVPAELMVNGIFRANAKGLLLGKNIEDKGQWPMRIQQIDAGLLSDYIPSLSRSGVIFQQQQSPFYVHYQPVILPPERHTAYAVQWALLAIAVIVIALSASATRELAHDKS
- a CDS encoding cytochrome c oxidase assembly protein — translated: MVSHKVLMRKLILICIAMFAFGYALVPLYDVFCEITGINGKTSNRAAVAAKRIDESRDITVEFLANRDASIPWVFEPEMAHITLHPGQVTLVNFIVENPTDEAMIGRAVPSVSPGEAAKYFKKIECFCFSEQPLDAHERRAMSVQFYVDAELPAQFTTITLSYRLYRHTPQVVSR
- a CDS encoding cytochrome c oxidase subunit 3, giving the protein MSVHHQRYYVPEQSIWPIVGAVSLFLIGMGAALLINDLAKDQHGAGGYLLLVGFSLLFYMLFGWFKNVIGESMDGLYSSQMDRSFRQGMSWFIFSEIMFFAAFFGALFYARMISVPWLDGAGNNAMTGEILWPNFEAMWPLEKTPGGVETQYMPWEGIPLYNTLILLTSSITLQFAHLGIEQNKHTQLGFFMMLTIVLGVLFLGLQGYEYIHAYTDLGLRLDSGVYGNTFFLLTGFHGLHVTLGTIFLLIIFLRILVKGHFTPERHFGFQAAAWYWHFVDVVWLNLFIFVYVL
- a CDS encoding DUF2909 domain-containing protein, giving the protein MLIKILLICLLALVVFSLFQALFIMIKNDENSPKMSKFLGRRLFFSAAVVLLLIILLLTGVITPHPRPY